The Halorussus salinus genome includes a region encoding these proteins:
- a CDS encoding enolase-like domain-containing protein, protein MSLYEEVADLPLTVEAVEYERRERETTKFTRATTVVSLSGDGEEGRGEDVTYDAELHPIPDEFDLAGEYTLDSFADEVAELDLFPDQSADAVDDHYRHYRRWAVESAALDLALRQADTDLGALLDREYEPVRFVASPVLGDPPSADPIREWHERVPGLEFKLDADESWTDDLLADLSGEGVRVVDFKAHYEDEEVAGSADPDLYRTVAEAFPEAILEDSAWTDETADALADARHRLSWDYPVTSVESVRDLPIDPDWLNIKPSRFGSVRSLLDTVEFCEENDIRMYGGGQFELDVGRRHLHLLASLFYPESPNDVAPSEYNDLESPENLPTSPLAIGDVRGFR, encoded by the coding sequence ATGAGTCTCTACGAGGAGGTCGCCGACCTCCCGCTGACAGTCGAAGCCGTGGAGTACGAGCGCCGCGAGCGCGAGACGACCAAGTTCACCCGCGCGACCACCGTGGTCTCGCTGTCCGGCGACGGCGAGGAGGGCCGGGGCGAGGACGTGACCTACGACGCCGAGTTACACCCCATCCCCGACGAGTTCGACCTCGCGGGCGAGTACACCCTCGACTCGTTCGCCGACGAGGTAGCGGAGTTGGACCTCTTCCCCGACCAGTCCGCCGACGCAGTGGACGACCACTACCGACACTACCGCCGGTGGGCGGTCGAGAGCGCCGCGCTCGACCTCGCGCTCCGGCAGGCCGACACCGACTTGGGCGCACTGCTGGACCGCGAGTACGAGCCGGTCCGGTTCGTCGCCAGTCCGGTCCTCGGCGACCCGCCGAGCGCCGACCCCATCCGCGAGTGGCACGAGCGCGTCCCCGGCCTCGAATTCAAACTCGACGCCGACGAGTCGTGGACCGACGACCTGCTGGCGGACCTCTCGGGTGAGGGCGTCCGCGTGGTTGATTTCAAAGCCCACTACGAGGACGAGGAGGTCGCCGGGAGCGCGGACCCCGACCTCTACCGGACGGTCGCCGAGGCGTTCCCGGAGGCAATTCTCGAAGACTCGGCGTGGACCGACGAGACCGCCGACGCGCTCGCGGACGCTCGCCACCGCCTCTCGTGGGACTATCCCGTCACGAGCGTCGAGAGCGTCCGCGACCTGCCCATCGACCCCGACTGGCTGAACATCAAGCCCTCGCGGTTCGGGTCGGTCCGGTCTCTCCTCGACACCGTCGAGTTCTGCGAGGAGAACGACATCAGGATGTACGGCGGCGGCCAGTTCGAACTCGACGTGGGGCGTCGCCACCTCCACCTGCTGGCGTCGCTGTTCTACCCGGAGTCGCCCAACGACGTGGCTCCGAGCGAGTACAACGACTTGGAATCCCCCGAGAACCTCCCGACGAGTCCGCTCGCCATCGGCGACGTTCGCGGGTTCAGATAA
- a CDS encoding universal stress protein: protein MERALAVVDAEESTKALVHEAGELAAAVDAELVLLHVTTDEEYEKTRQTMESIPSQSVGYSAEQARNGAENFAADVGREALEDVAVEWEAVGALGDEQRQILDTAADRNCDHLFIAGDKRSPAGKALFGDLTQSIILNFDGPVTVVTE from the coding sequence ATGGAACGCGCGCTCGCAGTCGTCGATGCCGAGGAGTCAACCAAAGCGTTGGTCCACGAGGCCGGGGAACTCGCCGCCGCCGTGGACGCCGAACTCGTCCTCCTCCACGTCACGACCGACGAGGAATACGAGAAGACTCGCCAGACGATGGAGTCGATTCCGAGCCAGTCGGTCGGCTACTCCGCCGAGCAGGCCCGCAACGGGGCCGAGAACTTCGCGGCCGACGTGGGCCGCGAGGCGCTGGAGGATGTCGCCGTCGAGTGGGAGGCGGTCGGCGCGCTCGGCGACGAACAGCGCCAAATTCTCGACACGGCGGCCGACCGGAACTGTGACCACCTCTTCATCGCGGGCGACAAGCGCTCGCCCGCCGGAAAGGCGCTGTTCGGCGACCTCACCCAGTCCATCATCCTGAACTTCGACGGCCCGGTGACGGTCGTGACGGAGTAG
- a CDS encoding alkaline phosphatase D family protein, protein MPERQSTRRGVLKAAGATTLGSALSALAAADATAPRLVPEPHDESDENAETFDVRQEAAEEVFPHSVASGGPTPNGVLLWTRIARDAFSEGTKLGVEVAEDEQFGNTVYRGTVPAEQVGPKRDYTATVDVDGELNPDSEYFYRFVYDGAASRVGRCRTLPKPGASPDSLSLAVASCNHYLQGYFGAFAHVADEDVDFLVHLGDLIYEMGGDGIGDRSLDLPTGHEKAHGLVDFRYLYRQYRSDEFLRRALRNHTLIHTWDDHEIVGDRWWDYDADAPKTEKHPRGDDPEFMRQLYVDGIRAYTEYVPVRARYDPSGEELAPDAIRENFRLYRSLQFGDLADLFVTDERLYRSEPPGTDDETVAVPVEAAVENSGRTMLGDDQRSWLTSGMADSDARWKLWANEVLAASFRFLEDGRITVNADAWDGYATERERVLSQLAEADVSNVVALTGDMHSYLASYLATDFELTAGGDGGGGEESGGDDGSERVGVEFMAPAISSDNLVASGQLPESGTDVLVAALRAENPHVQWFDSSHWGYAVVDVTRDELVYSAYAVDRTVDAADAPKELLRRYRVPAGSVEMERTDGSED, encoded by the coding sequence GTGCCAGAACGACAGTCGACGCGCCGAGGAGTTCTGAAAGCGGCGGGCGCGACCACGCTCGGGTCCGCACTGTCGGCGCTCGCCGCGGCGGACGCCACCGCGCCGCGACTCGTTCCCGAACCGCACGACGAGAGCGACGAGAATGCCGAGACGTTCGACGTTCGACAGGAGGCGGCCGAGGAGGTCTTTCCCCACTCGGTCGCCAGCGGCGGTCCGACGCCGAACGGGGTTCTCCTCTGGACGCGAATCGCGCGCGACGCCTTCTCCGAGGGGACGAAACTGGGCGTCGAAGTCGCCGAAGACGAGCAGTTCGGGAACACGGTCTACCGCGGGACGGTTCCGGCCGAGCAGGTCGGTCCGAAGCGCGACTACACCGCGACGGTGGACGTAGACGGGGAGTTGAACCCCGACAGTGAGTATTTTTACCGGTTCGTCTACGACGGCGCGGCCAGTCGGGTCGGTCGGTGTCGGACGCTCCCGAAACCCGGCGCGAGTCCCGACTCGCTCAGTCTCGCGGTCGCCTCGTGCAACCACTACCTACAGGGCTACTTCGGCGCGTTCGCGCACGTCGCCGACGAGGACGTGGACTTCCTCGTCCACCTCGGGGACCTCATCTACGAGATGGGTGGCGACGGTATCGGCGACCGGTCGCTCGACCTCCCGACCGGCCACGAGAAGGCCCACGGGCTGGTGGACTTTCGATACCTCTACCGGCAGTATCGGAGCGACGAGTTCCTCCGGCGTGCGCTTCGGAACCACACGCTGATTCACACGTGGGACGACCACGAGATAGTCGGCGACCGGTGGTGGGACTACGACGCCGACGCGCCGAAGACGGAGAAACACCCCCGCGGCGACGACCCGGAGTTCATGCGCCAGTTGTACGTGGACGGGATTCGGGCCTACACCGAGTACGTCCCGGTGAGAGCGCGATACGACCCTTCGGGCGAGGAGCTAGCGCCCGACGCCATCCGGGAGAACTTCCGGCTCTACCGGTCGTTGCAGTTCGGCGACCTCGCGGACCTGTTCGTGACCGACGAGCGGCTCTACCGGTCGGAGCCGCCGGGGACCGACGACGAGACGGTCGCGGTCCCGGTCGAGGCCGCCGTCGAGAACTCCGGGCGGACGATGCTCGGGGACGACCAGCGGTCGTGGCTCACGTCGGGGATGGCCGACTCGGACGCCCGGTGGAAGCTCTGGGCCAACGAGGTGTTGGCGGCCTCGTTCCGGTTCCTCGAAGACGGCCGGATAACGGTCAACGCCGACGCGTGGGACGGCTACGCGACCGAGCGCGAGCGGGTCCTCTCGCAACTCGCCGAGGCCGACGTGTCAAACGTCGTCGCGCTGACCGGCGACATGCACAGCTACCTCGCCAGCTATCTCGCGACCGACTTCGAGTTGACCGCGGGAGGCGACGGTGGCGGCGGTGAGGAAAGCGGTGGCGACGACGGGAGCGAGCGCGTCGGCGTCGAGTTCATGGCTCCCGCGATAAGTAGCGACAACCTCGTCGCGTCGGGGCAGTTGCCCGAGTCGGGGACCGACGTGCTGGTCGCCGCGCTCCGCGCGGAGAACCCCCACGTCCAGTGGTTCGACAGCAGTCACTGGGGGTACGCGGTCGTGGACGTGACCCGCGACGAGTTGGTCTACTCGGCCTACGCCGTGGACCGCACCGTGGACGCCGCCGACGCGCCGAAGGAACTCCTCCGGCGCTACCGGGTGCCCGCGGGGTCGGTCGAGATGGAGCGGACCGACGGAAGCGAGGACTGA
- a CDS encoding CHAT domain-containing protein: protein MSTQPTFSPLSDATGLDIVDPIETRHFSLLTDSPVTPTAADTDRFAFPVATACRITTGRFAFPYMVPMEVRTPEGDHLASIDLPTTREFSDDEYLLELHSPIKVYLRATGGMTIDASDDAVAVEFDGEVSVAVGARSYHSSPAATITVPDDPEAVMAAVSAFPSALKTTSPERAWPTLRGHPPRVERGEELSIPDALETPDTGIEIAVPPEYGHVYTVAPLAYYLGAEVVPGETARLTADSGVNRFLGEDVAAVGEEVEAILKRVFLLDCVTRTEGLYPDELHERELLESVGEFDFEALYEASPADRLAAYLAVDDDAFAAIESPWHRVTHVEADPGPDAAELLPYVVNDLSLVRVKPGRDEAWSPSESQQETNEALNAFVRSPGGADDRSTAGESETPTTGESKAPAADESRPPTAAAGEEREDFLRSASLRRSTRRSQFDELEDPDAGDGEESGGDGAESDGDGPENASGESGNDADAAADPEEARGVPGEGGYMPLPETDALEQAWIGDRTPVEGTKLLKPAFEHESAASEDGTVEITVACNDEQMRSEWDSAAEIYADRDDLRASVTCEFGVTTERLRDLLAEETDMFHFVGHIDGLGFQCSDGVLDAAAIEETGATTVLLNGCRSHDQGVALVEAGASAAVVSLGDLWNEGAVEVGETLAGLFRHGFSIGHAMTIVREHTSLGKEYVVVGSPSVTLCQSENGIPFMYHIFHEGEESESFEVQMYSYPMWGFSIGGTIVSYLPQIERHHVAIGECGKGETTMDQFKEILESYPEPLLVNGELTWSDVWAGI from the coding sequence ATGTCCACGCAACCGACGTTCAGTCCCCTGTCCGACGCGACCGGCCTCGACATCGTAGACCCCATCGAGACGCGTCACTTCTCGCTGCTGACCGACTCGCCGGTGACGCCGACCGCGGCCGACACCGACCGGTTCGCGTTTCCGGTCGCGACCGCGTGCCGGATTACGACCGGTCGCTTCGCGTTTCCCTACATGGTCCCGATGGAGGTCAGGACGCCCGAGGGCGACCATCTGGCGTCCATCGACCTGCCGACGACCCGCGAGTTTTCCGACGACGAGTACCTGCTGGAACTCCACTCGCCCATCAAGGTCTACTTGCGAGCGACCGGTGGGATGACCATCGACGCGAGCGACGACGCCGTGGCCGTCGAGTTCGACGGCGAGGTCTCGGTCGCGGTCGGCGCGCGGTCGTACCACAGTTCCCCGGCGGCGACGATTACGGTCCCCGACGACCCCGAGGCCGTGATGGCGGCGGTGTCGGCGTTCCCGTCGGCGCTGAAGACGACCAGCCCCGAGCGCGCGTGGCCGACCCTGCGCGGGCATCCTCCTCGGGTCGAGCGCGGCGAGGAGTTGTCGATTCCGGACGCGCTGGAGACCCCCGACACCGGCATCGAAATTGCGGTGCCGCCGGAGTACGGCCACGTCTACACCGTCGCGCCGCTGGCCTACTACCTCGGCGCGGAGGTGGTGCCCGGCGAGACCGCGCGCCTCACGGCCGACTCGGGCGTGAACCGGTTCTTGGGCGAGGACGTGGCCGCCGTCGGCGAGGAGGTCGAGGCGATTCTCAAGCGCGTGTTCCTGCTGGACTGCGTGACCCGAACCGAGGGGCTGTACCCCGACGAACTCCACGAGCGGGAACTCCTCGAATCGGTCGGCGAGTTCGACTTCGAGGCGCTGTACGAGGCGTCGCCCGCCGACCGACTCGCGGCGTACCTCGCGGTGGACGACGACGCCTTCGCGGCCATCGAGTCGCCGTGGCACCGCGTCACGCACGTCGAGGCTGACCCCGGTCCCGACGCGGCGGAACTCCTGCCGTACGTCGTCAACGACCTCTCGCTGGTCCGGGTCAAGCCCGGCCGCGACGAGGCGTGGTCGCCGAGCGAGTCCCAGCAGGAGACCAACGAGGCGCTGAACGCGTTCGTCAGGTCGCCCGGCGGCGCGGACGACCGCTCGACCGCGGGCGAGTCCGAGACTCCGACGACGGGCGAGTCGAAGGCTCCGGCGGCGGACGAGTCCCGACCTCCGACCGCGGCCGCGGGCGAGGAGCGCGAGGACTTCCTCCGGTCGGCGAGTCTGCGACGTTCGACGCGCCGGAGCCAGTTCGACGAGTTGGAGGACCCCGACGCCGGAGACGGCGAGGAGAGCGGCGGTGACGGAGCGGAGAGCGACGGCGACGGGCCGGAGAACGCCAGTGGCGAGTCGGGGAACGACGCGGACGCCGCGGCCGACCCCGAGGAGGCCCGCGGCGTGCCCGGCGAGGGCGGCTACATGCCCCTGCCCGAGACCGACGCGCTCGAACAGGCGTGGATCGGCGACCGGACGCCGGTGGAGGGGACGAAGCTCCTCAAACCGGCCTTCGAACACGAGTCGGCCGCGTCGGAGGACGGCACGGTCGAGATTACGGTCGCCTGCAACGACGAGCAGATGCGGAGCGAGTGGGACTCGGCGGCCGAAATCTACGCCGACCGCGACGACCTGCGGGCCAGCGTCACCTGCGAGTTCGGCGTGACCACCGAGCGCCTGCGCGACCTGCTGGCCGAGGAGACCGACATGTTCCACTTCGTCGGCCACATCGACGGACTGGGCTTCCAGTGTTCGGACGGCGTCTTGGACGCCGCCGCAATCGAGGAGACCGGTGCGACCACGGTTCTCCTCAACGGCTGTCGCTCCCACGACCAAGGCGTCGCGCTGGTCGAGGCGGGCGCGAGCGCGGCGGTCGTGAGCCTCGGGGACCTCTGGAACGAGGGAGCCGTGGAGGTCGGCGAGACGCTGGCGGGGCTATTCCGCCACGGGTTCAGTATCGGCCACGCGATGACCATCGTCCGCGAACACACCTCGCTCGGGAAGGAGTACGTTGTCGTTGGCAGTCCTAGCGTAACGCTCTGCCAATCTGAAAACGGGATTCCATTCATGTACCATATTTTTCATGAAGGAGAGGAATCTGAGTCGTTCGAGGTCCAGATGTATTCATACCCCATGTGGGGGTTCAGTATCGGGGGAACTATCGTGAGCTATCTTCCACAAATCGAGAGACATCATGTAGCCATCGGTGAATGTGGAAAAGGAGAGACGACGATGGACCAATTCAAAGAAATTCTCGAATCCTATCCTGAGCCGTTACTCGTCAATGGAGAATTAACTTGGTCGGACGTGTGGGCTGGTATTTAA
- a CDS encoding DUF7503 family protein has translation MAQKTDLTEWLAENPRMMGALFTLMLLLSQAGNVAAGSGGAKLGP, from the coding sequence ATGGCACAGAAGACAGACCTCACGGAATGGCTCGCAGAGAACCCGCGGATGATGGGCGCGCTCTTTACACTGATGCTACTGCTCTCGCAGGCAGGGAACGTGGCGGCAGGTTCCGGCGGCGCAAAGCTTGGTCCTTAA
- a CDS encoding DUF7504 family protein, translating into MTTDSSTPRGGDDGPPDDQINEFLNVLNELKATGCNLLVVGDAPREVFTRASSQLLGDPDILRYRVLAVTDATTQSVADRLPDAETTPRPLTETTRIVNHAGAPRSVTAQSEAAPPELAGIHETCVADPQLQGLQSSLAEAIQAVARNAGALDPSDLRVGVDSLTPLVEHHGEEVVRNCLELVGAYVRDNDAMAHYVLPDEYDAERVQSLVPSVDAVIELRTVNPDERGHDVEQRWHVPDRDITSGWTPL; encoded by the coding sequence ATGACGACGGATAGTTCCACACCTCGGGGAGGAGACGACGGCCCGCCCGACGACCAGATAAACGAGTTCCTCAACGTGCTAAACGAGCTGAAAGCGACCGGCTGTAACCTGCTGGTCGTCGGGGACGCTCCGCGAGAGGTGTTCACCCGCGCGAGCAGTCAGCTACTGGGAGACCCGGATATACTCCGCTATCGAGTGCTGGCCGTCACCGACGCGACGACCCAGAGCGTCGCCGACCGACTTCCGGACGCCGAGACGACGCCCCGGCCGCTGACCGAGACGACTCGTATCGTCAACCACGCTGGCGCGCCGCGGTCGGTCACGGCCCAGAGCGAGGCCGCGCCGCCCGAACTCGCCGGGATTCACGAGACCTGCGTGGCCGACCCGCAGTTGCAGGGCCTCCAGTCGAGTCTCGCGGAAGCGATTCAGGCGGTCGCGCGCAACGCCGGGGCGCTCGACCCCTCGGACCTCCGCGTCGGCGTCGATTCGCTCACGCCGCTGGTCGAACACCACGGCGAGGAGGTCGTCCGGAACTGCCTCGAACTGGTCGGCGCGTACGTCCGGGACAACGACGCAATGGCCCACTACGTCCTGCCGGACGAGTACGACGCCGAGCGCGTCCAGTCGCTCGTCCCGTCGGTCGATGCGGTCATCGAACTCCGGACGGTGAACCCCGACGAGCGCGGCCACGACGTAGAGCAACGCTGGCACGTCCCCGACCGCGACATCACGAGCGGTTGGACGCCGCTGTAG
- a CDS encoding helix-turn-helix transcriptional regulator, which produces MRSRSADLQKCLRARSHFLAHLRRPRQKCELADNLEESRSTIDRALRELEDAEFVERADRGYRTTLTGELALEAYRRYSARLDGLAAAREALDPLGTDAALDGALFEEATVSLPTSCSPHAPVEALESLLDGADHARVFATAVIPAYVDIYYEQIVEKGMTADIVCAEGVLDWILARREEQLTAIAECNGVTLWETSADRAVSLVVTEREDPDAASDGSESGGRREDEPTKNHDRASANALADTAADAHESAPDADRSRGTDAARSARGRDSDRPAKRVGAMIYDDGQLVGFVHTDARAAVAWGEAVVDRLEADAMRLGGPVES; this is translated from the coding sequence ATGCGCTCCCGCTCCGCCGACCTCCAGAAGTGTCTTCGAGCGCGAAGTCACTTTTTGGCCCACCTCCGCCGTCCTCGCCAGAAGTGCGAACTGGCCGACAACCTCGAAGAATCGCGCTCGACCATCGACCGCGCGCTCAGGGAACTGGAAGACGCCGAGTTCGTCGAGCGCGCCGACCGCGGCTACCGGACGACGCTGACCGGCGAACTCGCGCTCGAAGCCTACAGACGCTACAGCGCCCGCCTCGACGGACTCGCCGCGGCCCGCGAGGCCCTCGACCCGTTAGGGACCGACGCGGCGCTCGACGGCGCGCTCTTCGAGGAGGCCACCGTCTCGCTCCCCACGTCGTGTTCGCCCCACGCGCCGGTCGAGGCGCTGGAGTCGCTCCTCGACGGTGCCGACCACGCCCGCGTGTTCGCCACGGCGGTCATCCCCGCCTACGTGGACATCTACTACGAGCAGATAGTCGAGAAGGGCATGACCGCCGACATCGTCTGCGCGGAGGGCGTCCTCGACTGGATTCTCGCCCGACGCGAGGAGCAACTGACCGCTATCGCCGAGTGCAACGGCGTGACGCTGTGGGAGACGAGCGCCGACCGAGCCGTCAGTCTCGTCGTGACCGAGCGCGAGGACCCCGACGCGGCGAGCGACGGGAGCGAGTCGGGAGGACGACGCGAGGACGAACCGACGAAAAATCACGACCGCGCGTCCGCGAACGCGCTCGCGGACACGGCCGCGGACGCACACGAGAGCGCGCCCGACGCCGACCGGTCGCGCGGGACCGACGCCGCTCGGTCCGCTCGGGGCCGCGACTCGGACCGACCGGCCAAGCGAGTCGGCGCGATGATATACGACGACGGGCAACTGGTCGGGTTCGTCCACACCGACGCTCGCGCGGCCGTCGCGTGGGGCGAGGCGGTCGTGGACCGCCTCGAAGCCGACGCGATGCGTTTGGGCGGGCCTGTCGAGAGTTGA
- a CDS encoding ABC transporter substrate-binding protein, translated as MSEKSNMSRRSFLKATGGAASAVAITGSAAGQETTTQGDGAAQGTLNLINSTMSTLDPIKATDTASGTVIQQIFDALMNYPDGEIEVQTQLAQGFETSEDFSTYTFNLKQGAQFHGDFGEVTAQDFVYAWERLAASDESRRAYFILDSIGVQHETDDEGNYQPGTLAVNAVDDYTLEVNLEEPFHATLPMLAYTSFAALPEGIVGDIQGYDGEIPYQEFATSNPVGAGPFEFVRWQSNDEAEVSRFANYHGQPAQVEAVNWRIIEDDNARYTYAMNRNADYFPIPTPFYNPNNVTVEETDDLGRQFGTYGPVRNGATLNFLAVPTINAFYIGFNTAQVEKPARQAAAYAMNQNQVIDQIFKERGQAAYHFTPPSIYPGGPDAYDQHAEQNYPYGYDQTQIQQARQVMEEAGYGPNNQYEFTFTIYSGSDTWQQTAQLLRDQLASAHISMNVETAPFSTLLQRGREGNLQAYSLGWIMDWPAPDNFLQLLNPPQTDTSQDAPISYVNWSGTQAAQRATSAYEQVQDNPAPTDEAEAARNESYVQMEEANWEDVVFLPVYHRTDQRFWYDNVDISRFGAAGTSRQMYNTTELE; from the coding sequence ATGTCCGAGAAATCCAACATGTCTCGTCGGTCGTTCCTGAAGGCGACCGGCGGGGCGGCATCGGCTGTCGCGATTACGGGGAGCGCGGCGGGCCAAGAGACGACCACTCAGGGTGACGGGGCGGCACAGGGGACGCTGAACCTCATCAACTCCACGATGAGTACGCTGGACCCCATCAAGGCGACCGACACCGCCTCGGGGACGGTTATCCAGCAGATTTTCGACGCGCTGATGAACTATCCGGACGGGGAGATAGAGGTCCAGACGCAACTCGCACAGGGGTTCGAGACCTCCGAGGACTTCTCGACGTACACGTTCAACCTCAAACAGGGCGCGCAGTTCCACGGTGACTTCGGCGAAGTCACCGCACAGGACTTCGTGTATGCGTGGGAGCGACTCGCGGCCTCGGACGAATCCCGGCGGGCGTACTTCATCCTCGACTCCATCGGCGTCCAGCACGAGACCGACGACGAGGGCAACTACCAGCCGGGGACGCTCGCGGTGAACGCGGTGGACGACTACACGCTGGAAGTGAACCTCGAAGAGCCGTTCCACGCCACGCTCCCGATGCTGGCGTACACGTCGTTCGCGGCGCTCCCGGAGGGCATCGTCGGCGACATCCAAGGCTACGACGGCGAGATTCCGTATCAGGAGTTCGCGACCTCGAACCCCGTGGGTGCTGGGCCGTTCGAGTTCGTCCGCTGGCAGTCCAACGACGAGGCGGAGGTCTCGCGGTTCGCGAACTACCACGGCCAACCCGCGCAGGTCGAGGCGGTCAACTGGCGCATCATCGAGGACGACAACGCCCGGTACACCTACGCGATGAACCGGAACGCCGACTACTTCCCGATTCCGACGCCGTTCTACAACCCGAACAACGTCACTGTCGAGGAGACCGACGACCTCGGGCGGCAGTTCGGCACCTACGGGCCGGTCCGGAACGGCGCGACGCTGAACTTCCTCGCGGTGCCGACGATAAACGCCTTCTACATCGGGTTCAACACGGCGCAAGTCGAGAAGCCCGCGCGGCAGGCCGCGGCGTACGCGATGAACCAGAATCAGGTCATCGACCAGATTTTCAAGGAGCGGGGACAGGCCGCCTACCACTTCACGCCGCCGAGCATCTACCCCGGCGGCCCCGACGCCTACGACCAGCACGCCGAGCAGAACTACCCGTACGGTTACGACCAGACCCAGATTCAGCAGGCCCGGCAGGTGATGGAGGAGGCCGGGTACGGGCCGAACAACCAGTACGAGTTCACCTTCACCATCTACTCGGGGTCGGACACGTGGCAACAGACGGCACAACTCCTGCGCGACCAGTTGGCGAGCGCGCACATCTCGATGAACGTCGAGACCGCGCCGTTCTCGACGCTCCTCCAGCGGGGCCGGGAAGGGAACCTACAGGCCTACTCGCTGGGGTGGATAATGGACTGGCCCGCGCCGGACAACTTCCTGCAACTGTTGAACCCGCCACAGACCGACACCTCGCAGGACGCGCCCATCTCGTACGTCAACTGGTCGGGCACGCAGGCGGCCCAGCGGGCGACCAGCGCCTACGAGCAGGTGCAGGACAACCCCGCGCCGACCGACGAGGCCGAGGCGGCGCGCAACGAGTCGTACGTCCAGATGGAGGAGGCCAACTGGGAGGACGTGGTGTTCCTGCCGGTGTACCACCGGACCGACCAGCGGTTCTGGTACGACAACGTGGACATCTCGCGGTTCGGTGCCGCGGGGACGAGTCGCCAGATGTACAACACGACCGAACTGGAATAA
- a CDS encoding DUF7521 family protein, translating to MNELTQLTSLVVALKTVTLLLGGLITFFAFKAYRRTDSPALRALALGFGVVTLGAFLAGIADQIVGIDREVVLVIESTLTAAGFGVITYSLYVE from the coding sequence ATGAACGAACTGACCCAACTCACCTCGCTGGTAGTGGCGCTGAAGACAGTCACGCTCCTGCTCGGCGGCCTCATCACGTTCTTCGCGTTCAAGGCCTACCGCCGGACCGACTCCCCGGCGCTCCGGGCGCTCGCGCTCGGGTTCGGCGTCGTCACCCTCGGCGCGTTTCTGGCGGGCATCGCCGACCAGATAGTCGGCATCGACCGCGAGGTCGTCCTCGTCATCGAGAGTACCTTGACCGCGGCCGGATTCGGCGTTATCACGTACTCGTTGTACGTGGAGTAG
- a CDS encoding transcriptional regulator, with amino-acid sequence MVRDPAGIEEDPDLQTLLDALDDPDCRAIVKRIDEPMTASEISDATDIPLSTVYRKLDMLTEASLLSELTEVRSDGHHTTRYDLDFEDVNLSLTEENEFDVAVSRPARSAEERLADMWSEVRKET; translated from the coding sequence ATGGTTCGAGACCCGGCGGGTATCGAGGAGGACCCCGACCTCCAGACGCTCCTCGACGCGCTCGACGACCCGGACTGCCGGGCCATCGTCAAACGAATCGACGAACCCATGACCGCGAGCGAGATTTCGGACGCGACCGACATCCCGCTCTCGACGGTCTACCGCAAACTGGACATGCTGACCGAGGCGTCGCTCCTCTCGGAACTCACCGAGGTCCGGAGCGACGGCCACCACACGACTCGCTACGACCTCGACTTCGAGGACGTGAACCTCTCACTGACCGAGGAGAACGAGTTCGACGTGGCCGTCTCCCGCCCGGCCCGGAGCGCCGAGGAGCGCCTCGCGGACATGTGGTCGGAGGTGCGCAAAGAGACATGA